The DNA sequence AAAAGCATCTCCTTTATTTATTAAATTAATCCAATCAGCTGTTGCTAATGCAACTAATAACCATGGAATGGACGCGTCAAAATTATTTGTTAAAGAAGTGTTAGTTAATGAAGGACCAACACTCAAAAGATTTCAACCTAGATCTCAAGGAAGAGCATATTCTATTTTCAAACGTACATCACACTTAACAGTTAAATTAGAGGAGAGAAACTAATGGGACAAAAAGTCAATCCAAATGGATTCCGTTATGGTGTAACTAAAGCACACAACACAACATGATACGAAGATAAAAAAGACTTTGGATCAAAACTTGTTGAAGATGCTAAAATTTATAATTTCTTTGATGCTTTAGTTCGTCAATATCAAATTGGTCAAGTTGAAGTTAGAAGAACTCAAGATAACAAAGTAACTGTTATTGTACATACAGCTAAACCAGCAGCAATGTTAGGACAAGAAGGTAAAAATATTGCTGAATTAACAGTAAAATTAACAAAATCAATCAAAAACAAAAATCTAAATGTAAATGTTCAAGTTGTAGAACTTAAAAAACCTGATTTAAATGCTAGATTACTTGCTGAATCAATTGCTATTAAATTAGAAAACCGTGAATCATTCCGTACAGCACAAAAAATGGCTATCAGAAACGCTATGCGTTCAGGAGCTAAAGGTATTAAAACCGCTGTTAGTGGACGTTTAAACGGAGTTGATATGGCTCGTACTGAAGGATATTCAGAAGGAGAAATGAAACTTCACACATTAAGACAAAATGTTGATTATGCAACAGCAACAGCTCGTACAACATATGGAGCTATTGGTGTTAAGGTTTGAGTTTCATTAGGAGAAATTTTGGAAGGAGATAACAAATAATGCTTCAACCAAAGAGAACAAAATACCGTAAACCATTCTTACAAAAACATGACAAAAGACGTGCTCAAAAAGGTAACACTGTTGCTTTTGGAGAATTTGGTTTACAAGCAGTTACAAGTGCTTGAGTAGATGCTCGTCAAATCGAGAGTGCTCGTATCGCTATTACAAGACGTATGGGACGTGAAGGACAAGTTATTATTAGAATTTTCCCTCACTTTGCTAAAACTTCTAAACCTATTGGGTTACGTATGGGATCAGGAAAAGGATCTCCTGAAAAATGATATACAGCAGTTAAAGTTGATACAATGATGTTTGAAGTAAGTGGAGTTAGAGAAGATATTGCTCGTGATGCTCTACGTCTTGGTGGACACAAATTACCAGTTAAATGAAGAATAGTAGCTAAAACACAAGGAGAAGAATAATGTTATACAAAGACATAAAAGACAAATCAGTTGAAGAATTACAAAAATTAGTAAACGATTTAAAAGCTGAATTATGAACATTAAAATTCAAAAATGCTACTGGAAGTTTAGATCAAACACACAAAATTAATGCTATGAGAAAAGACATTGCTAAAGTGTTAACAGCTTTAAATGAAAAAGGAGCTAAATAATTATGGAAAGAAACGCAAGAAAAACACGTGTTGGTAGAGTAGTTTCTGCAGGTAAAAACGAAAAAACAATTATTGTTGCAGTTGATACTTACAAGAAAAATACTTTATACTCAAAACGTTACAAATCTACAAAACGTTTTGCAGTTCATGATGAAAACCATGAAGCTGGATTAAATGATATTGTTGTAATCATGGAAACTAGACCACTTTCAAAAACAAAACATTTTAGATTGGTATCAATCAAAGAAAAATCACAAGCTTCACAAGGAGATAATTAATGTTAATTGAATTATCAAGAGCTAATGTTGCAGATAACTCTGGTGCAAAAGAAATTGGTGTTATCCGTATTTTAGGTGGAAGCAAAAAGAAAGTGGCAAATATTGGTGATGTTGTTGTATGTTCTGTTAAAAAAGCAATTCCTAATGGTGGAGTTAAAGCAGGACAAGTTGTAAAAGCTGTAGTTGTAAGAAGTCGTTATGGAACAAAACGTCCAAACGGTTCATATATTCGTTTTGATGATAATGCTGTTGTTTTACTTAAAGAAGATTTATCACCACGTGGAACACGTGTGTTCGGACCAGTTGCTCGTGAAATTCGTGAAAGATTCCCAAAAATCGTTTCATTAGCACCTGAAGTATTATAATAAGGAGTCATTTATGAATAAAGTTAAATTTAAAAAAGGTGATGAAGTTATTGTAATTGCTGGAAGAGAAAAAGGTAAAACAGGAAGAATTGAAAAAATCGATTCTAAAAAACAAACAGTTATTATCAAAGATTTAAATATGGTTACAAAACACAACAAACCATCACAAATGAATACAGAAGGTTCAATATCAAACATCGAAGCTCCAATCCATGTTTCAAACGTAGCATATTTAGTAAAAAAAGCTGGTAAAAATACAAACGCTCAATTTTCAAAAATTGGATTCCAAGTAAACAAAGATGGTAAAAAAGTAAGAATCGCTAAGAAAACTAAGAAGGAAATTTAATTATGAATTTAAAACAAGTTTATTTAGAGAAAGCAGTTCCTGCTTTAAGAGAAAAATACAATTACTCATCTATTATGGAAGTTCCAAGAATTGAAAAAATTGTTATCAACATGACAGCTGGTAAAGAAGTTTCAAACTCAAAAGCTATTGAAGAAGTTTTAAATGAATTAACACAAATCACAAGTCAAAAACCATTCCAAACAAGAGCTAAAAAATCTAATGCTTCTTGAAAATTACGTGAAGGTATGCCTATGGGTGGAAAAGTAACTTTACGTAGAGAAAGAATGTGAGATTTCTTAGAAAAATTAATTAATGTTGCAATGCCACGTATTCGTGATTTCCGTGGTGCAAACCCTAAAGCATTTGATGGTAGAGGAAACTTTGCTTTAGGAATTAAAGAAGAAATTATCTTCCCTGAAATTGAATTCGACAAAATCCGTCGTATCAAAGGATTAGACGTATTAATTGTAACTACTGCTAAAACAAACAAAGAAGCTAGAACATTACTAGAATTAGTTGGTGTACCATTTGAGAAAAAAGGAGATAAATAATGGCTAGAAAAGCATTAATCGAAAAAGCTAAACGTCACCCTAAATTCTCAACACGTGCATATACACGTTGTGAATTATGTGGACGTCCACACTCAGTATTAAGAAAATATAAAATTTGTCGTATCTGCTTCAGAGGCTTAGCTAATGAAGGAAAAATTCCAGGTATGAAGAAAGCGAGTTGATAATGTTTATTACAGATCCTATTTCAGATATGATCGTTCGTATCAAAAATTCTAATCAAAGAAAACACAAAACTGTTTCAATTCCTTACTCAAATAAAAAAGCAAAAATTCTAGATTTAATTTTAGCTGAAGGATACATTTCATCTTATGCAGTGGAAGGTGAAGGTGTTGAAAAATCATTAGTAGTTACATTAAAATATAAAGGTTCACAATCAGCAATCGTAGGAATTAAACGTATTTCAAAACCAGGTTTAAGAGTATACGTTAAAGCTGATGAATTACCTAAAGTATTATCAGGTTATGGAACAGCAATTATTTCAACTTCAAAAGGTATTATGACTGATAAAACAGCTAGAAAGGAAAATGTTGGGGGAGAAGTTATCGCCCACATTTGATAGGTAGTTCTATGTCTCGTGTTGGAAATAGAGTTCTTAACATTCCTGCTGGAACAACAGTTACTGTAAATGATACTTTAGTTACAGTAAGTGGAAAATTAGGAAAATTAGAAAGACAATTTAGTCCATTAATCACTGTTAAAGTTGAAAATAATCAAGTTACAACACTTCGTGCAAATGAAGAAAAACACACTAAACAATTACATGGAACAACAAATGCTCACATTTCAAATATGATCATTGGTGTTTCAAAAGGATTCCAAAAAGAATTAGCAATTAATGGGGTTGGATATAAAGCAGTGTATAAAGAAAATCAACTTCATGTTTCTGCTGGTTACTCACATGATGTTATTTTAAATGTTCCTTCTGATGTTAAAGTTGAAGTTCCTAAACCTACAATTGTTATTGTTTCAGGAATCAACAAACAATCAGTTGGTGAATTTGCAGCTAATGTTAGAGCAATTAGAAAACCTAATCCATACTCAGGAAAAGGTATTGCATATAAAGGTGAAAAA is a window from the Mycoplasma anserisalpingitidis genome containing:
- the rplE gene encoding 50S ribosomal protein L5, which translates into the protein MIMNLKQVYLEKAVPALREKYNYSSIMEVPRIEKIVINMTAGKEVSNSKAIEEVLNELTQITSQKPFQTRAKKSNASWKLREGMPMGGKVTLRRERMWDFLEKLINVAMPRIRDFRGANPKAFDGRGNFALGIKEEIIFPEIEFDKIRRIKGLDVLIVTTAKTNKEARTLLELVGVPFEKKGDK
- the rpsQ gene encoding 30S ribosomal protein S17; this encodes MERNARKTRVGRVVSAGKNEKTIIVAVDTYKKNTLYSKRYKSTKRFAVHDENHEAGLNDIVVIMETRPLSKTKHFRLVSIKEKSQASQGDN
- the rplX gene encoding 50S ribosomal protein L24, which gives rise to MNKVKFKKGDEVIVIAGREKGKTGRIEKIDSKKQTVIIKDLNMVTKHNKPSQMNTEGSISNIEAPIHVSNVAYLVKKAGKNTNAQFSKIGFQVNKDGKKVRIAKKTKKEI
- the rplF gene encoding 50S ribosomal protein L6 — encoded protein: MSRVGNRVLNIPAGTTVTVNDTLVTVSGKLGKLERQFSPLITVKVENNQVTTLRANEEKHTKQLHGTTNAHISNMIIGVSKGFQKELAINGVGYKAVYKENQLHVSAGYSHDVILNVPSDVKVEVPKPTIVIVSGINKQSVGEFAANVRAIRKPNPYSGKGIAYKGEKIRRKEGKTASK
- the rplN gene encoding 50S ribosomal protein L14, whose protein sequence is MLIELSRANVADNSGAKEIGVIRILGGSKKKVANIGDVVVCSVKKAIPNGGVKAGQVVKAVVVRSRYGTKRPNGSYIRFDDNAVVLLKEDLSPRGTRVFGPVAREIRERFPKIVSLAPEVL
- the rpmC gene encoding 50S ribosomal protein L29, with amino-acid sequence MLYKDIKDKSVEELQKLVNDLKAELWTLKFKNATGSLDQTHKINAMRKDIAKVLTALNEKGAK
- the rpsH gene encoding 30S ribosomal protein S8 — encoded protein: MFITDPISDMIVRIKNSNQRKHKTVSIPYSNKKAKILDLILAEGYISSYAVEGEGVEKSLVVTLKYKGSQSAIVGIKRISKPGLRVYVKADELPKVLSGYGTAIISTSKGIMTDKTARKENVGGEVIAHIW
- a CDS encoding type Z 30S ribosomal protein S14, which codes for MARKALIEKAKRHPKFSTRAYTRCELCGRPHSVLRKYKICRICFRGLANEGKIPGMKKASW
- the rplV gene encoding 50S ribosomal protein L22, producing the protein MEKVQAVAHVKMQRVSARKARLVADLFRGKDVREALGILYNTNKKASPLFIKLIQSAVANATNNHGMDASKLFVKEVLVNEGPTLKRFQPRSQGRAYSIFKRTSHLTVKLEERN
- the rplP gene encoding 50S ribosomal protein L16; amino-acid sequence: MLQPKRTKYRKPFLQKHDKRRAQKGNTVAFGEFGLQAVTSAWVDARQIESARIAITRRMGREGQVIIRIFPHFAKTSKPIGLRMGSGKGSPEKWYTAVKVDTMMFEVSGVREDIARDALRLGGHKLPVKWRIVAKTQGEE
- the rpsC gene encoding 30S ribosomal protein S3, whose product is MGQKVNPNGFRYGVTKAHNTTWYEDKKDFGSKLVEDAKIYNFFDALVRQYQIGQVEVRRTQDNKVTVIVHTAKPAAMLGQEGKNIAELTVKLTKSIKNKNLNVNVQVVELKKPDLNARLLAESIAIKLENRESFRTAQKMAIRNAMRSGAKGIKTAVSGRLNGVDMARTEGYSEGEMKLHTLRQNVDYATATARTTYGAIGVKVWVSLGEILEGDNK